The Deltaproteobacteria bacterium genome window below encodes:
- a CDS encoding carboxypeptidase regulatory-like domain-containing protein, whose translation MVLPALLLVLGCADPFADDGSTGCADTDHDVSTIEVSGDAFAFTLPGTPYGLIAGATISIVEQPGITTTTDEAGHFVLPEVPAGSLATFEMVADGFPRARTKTFTLPDDGSLERVTFQIPGDDLFALLADLLSVEVDPGACQIVSTVTRVGKSIYDDGAHGEAGATVTLEPSIDPARGPVYFGADVVPDPMLTETTEDGGVLFSNVPAGSYVLRAMKDGVSFESVTLNCEGGTLVNASPPYGLQAL comes from the coding sequence ATGGTCCTCCCCGCGCTGCTGCTCGTGCTCGGCTGCGCCGACCCCTTCGCCGACGACGGCAGCACCGGCTGCGCCGACACCGATCACGACGTGTCGACGATCGAGGTGAGCGGCGACGCGTTCGCGTTCACGCTACCCGGCACGCCGTACGGCCTCATCGCTGGCGCGACCATCTCGATCGTCGAGCAACCCGGCATCACGACCACCACCGACGAGGCCGGTCACTTCGTGCTGCCCGAGGTCCCCGCCGGCAGCCTCGCGACCTTCGAGATGGTCGCCGACGGCTTCCCGCGCGCGCGCACGAAGACCTTCACCCTGCCCGACGACGGGTCGCTCGAGCGCGTGACGTTCCAGATCCCCGGCGACGATCTGTTCGCGCTGCTCGCCGACCTGCTGTCGGTCGAGGTCGACCCGGGTGCGTGCCAGATCGTCAGCACGGTGACGCGCGTCGGAAAGTCGATCTACGACGACGGCGCCCACGGTGAGGCGGGCGCCACGGTCACGCTCGAGCCGTCGATCGATCCCGCCCGCGGCCCGGTGTACTTCGGCGCCGACGTGGTGCCGGACCCGATGCTGACCGAGACCACCGAGGACGGCGGCGTGCTGTTCAGCAACGTGCCCGCCGGCAGCTACGTGCTGCGCGCGATGAAGGACGGCGTCAGCTTCGAATCGGTGACGTTGAACTGCGAGGGTGGCACGCTGGTCAACGCATCACCGCCCTACGGCCTGCAGGCGCTGTAG
- a CDS encoding DUF3829 domain-containing protein, whose amino-acid sequence MSGPTPRWPVLLLAVVGCDRLGAAVSERVQAELEERIAAVGTEMPGTLPPPALDEQQRLADKLALYHECLRRSRGRVVESWRRWQAGIDPKTNVARRGGPKPLVYPVTRELQPCARARDEGPGLSPTLPTVEHALSRYDEAAREFAGVADELDTYLSDEAYRSDAWAKGKELGPRLGEAFTAFDTAETALSAELTRIDDGLDELRLAQVEARHGRRLEWHCHRVELAAKTYAACVRGDPTEAGTCADPLADLERHAEALRSYAEAHADERADAFWLLSFDAALGNFLADATAFEASLGVKKANTERERLREALRDRFEELRSAFDNLRFDLP is encoded by the coding sequence ATGAGCGGCCCTACCCCGCGATGGCCCGTGTTGCTGCTGGCGGTGGTCGGCTGCGATCGGCTGGGCGCGGCGGTCTCCGAGCGGGTGCAGGCCGAGCTCGAGGAGCGCATCGCCGCGGTCGGCACCGAGATGCCCGGCACGCTGCCGCCGCCGGCGCTCGACGAGCAGCAGCGCCTGGCCGACAAGCTCGCGCTCTACCACGAGTGCCTGCGGCGCTCGCGGGGTCGCGTGGTCGAGAGCTGGCGGCGCTGGCAGGCCGGCATCGATCCCAAGACCAACGTCGCACGTCGCGGCGGGCCCAAGCCGTTGGTCTACCCGGTCACGCGCGAGCTGCAGCCGTGCGCGCGCGCCCGCGACGAGGGGCCCGGGTTGTCGCCGACGCTACCGACCGTCGAGCACGCACTGTCGCGCTACGACGAGGCCGCTCGCGAGTTCGCGGGCGTGGCCGACGAGCTCGACACGTATCTCTCCGACGAGGCCTACCGCAGCGACGCCTGGGCCAAGGGCAAGGAGCTGGGGCCGCGGCTCGGTGAGGCGTTCACCGCCTTCGACACCGCCGAGACCGCGCTCTCGGCCGAGCTGACGCGCATCGACGATGGCCTCGACGAGCTCCGACTCGCGCAGGTCGAGGCCCGTCACGGACGCCGACTGGAGTGGCACTGCCATCGCGTCGAGCTGGCGGCCAAGACCTACGCCGCGTGCGTGCGGGGCGATCCCACCGAGGCCGGTACCTGCGCCGACCCGCTGGCGGATCTCGAGCGCCACGCCGAAGCCCTGCGCAGCTACGCCGAGGCCCACGCCGACGAGCGGGCCGACGCGTTCTGGTTGCTGAGCTTCGACGCCGCGCTCGGCAACTTCCTGGCCGACGCGACCGCGTTCGAGGCCTCGCTCGGCGTCAAGAAGGCCAACACCGAGCGCGAGCGTCTGCGCGAGGCCCTGCGCGACCGCTTCGAGGAGCTGCGCTCGGCGTTCGACAACCTGCGCTTCGACCTGCCCTGA
- a CDS encoding S46 family peptidase → MSTARVLSFALGLALCATSCKPAATTPPPANDGAATTPAFENPGGMWMPAQLADQQDTLKSLGLAFDPKTLQDPTSFPLGAIVSLGGCSGSFVSNQGLVITNHHCVIGALQHNSTPQHNLLVDGYVAKTKADEKPAGDHQHIYVTEAITDVTGEMTQGLDAITEPKGRYVELQSRTRAIQERCESAHPGHACAVRSFFEGAQYYLVDALEIRDVRLVYAPHAGIGVFGGEVDNWRWPRHTGDFSMLRAYVGKDGQPAAPSPDNVPYVPPHHLKIATTPLGAGDFVMVAGYPGRTNRLSTADEVKDAMQWRYPRDIERYGETIALLESIGKRKPELAIKAAGRTRRLANYYTNFKGMLEGLEKGGLAERKATHEAELRTWIEADATRKAKWGTVLDELAAMDAEYRKTRDHDAALREIVESSGLFGAVLGLAVMLDTSEVPRAELQANVDAAANSLEPELDRPLLQLALTRAARLPDDSRPDDVMVALLGPRKGKQTTQAWIESGVAKLYAKTKLTDPRFRTKLAAAKDAAAMAKLPDPFVKAAVAVRTAYADARSRDEARLGNMSRLRPQFVAALREWSKVPLAPDANSTLRITYGTVKGYKPTAEAAAYEPFTTLSQMVAKHTGTEPFDAPPTLLAAAKAAKGRYLVPELGDVPLDFLADLDITGGNSGSATLNAKGELVGLAFDGNYESIASNWLFIPGITRSIHVDIRFVQWVLDAVDDGDHLLLEMGVTPELVAAANGATGEQPAPAQAVQPEQPAVPEPPAGAPAPVAP, encoded by the coding sequence ATGTCCACCGCCCGCGTCCTGTCGTTCGCGCTCGGCCTCGCCCTGTGCGCGACGTCGTGCAAGCCCGCCGCCACGACCCCGCCACCGGCCAACGACGGCGCCGCGACGACGCCCGCGTTCGAGAACCCCGGCGGCATGTGGATGCCGGCCCAGCTCGCCGATCAGCAGGACACGTTGAAGTCACTGGGGCTCGCGTTCGACCCCAAGACGCTGCAGGACCCGACCTCGTTCCCGCTGGGCGCGATCGTCAGCCTCGGCGGGTGCTCGGGCTCGTTCGTGTCGAACCAGGGCCTGGTCATCACCAACCACCACTGCGTGATCGGAGCGCTGCAGCACAACTCGACCCCGCAGCACAACCTGCTGGTCGATGGCTACGTGGCCAAGACCAAGGCCGACGAGAAGCCCGCCGGCGATCACCAGCACATCTACGTGACCGAGGCGATCACCGACGTCACCGGCGAGATGACCCAGGGGCTCGATGCGATCACCGAGCCCAAGGGGCGCTACGTGGAGCTGCAGTCGCGCACGCGCGCGATCCAGGAGCGCTGCGAGTCGGCTCACCCCGGCCACGCCTGCGCGGTGCGGTCGTTCTTCGAGGGCGCGCAGTACTACCTCGTCGATGCGCTCGAGATCCGCGACGTGCGGCTGGTCTATGCCCCCCACGCCGGCATCGGCGTGTTCGGTGGCGAGGTCGACAACTGGCGCTGGCCCCGACACACCGGCGACTTCTCGATGCTGCGCGCCTACGTCGGCAAGGACGGCCAGCCCGCCGCGCCGTCGCCCGACAACGTCCCCTACGTGCCTCCGCACCACCTGAAGATCGCCACCACGCCGCTGGGCGCCGGCGACTTCGTGATGGTCGCGGGCTACCCCGGCCGTACCAACCGATTGAGCACCGCCGACGAGGTCAAGGACGCCATGCAGTGGCGCTACCCCCGGGACATCGAGCGCTACGGCGAGACCATCGCGTTGCTCGAGTCGATCGGCAAGCGCAAGCCCGAGCTCGCGATCAAGGCCGCCGGTCGCACCCGCCGACTCGCGAACTACTACACCAACTTCAAGGGCATGCTCGAGGGGCTCGAGAAGGGCGGACTCGCCGAGCGCAAGGCCACCCACGAGGCCGAGCTGCGCACCTGGATCGAGGCCGACGCCACGCGCAAGGCCAAGTGGGGCACCGTGCTCGACGAGCTCGCGGCGATGGACGCCGAGTACCGCAAGACGCGGGATCACGACGCCGCGCTGCGCGAGATCGTCGAGTCCAGCGGGCTGTTCGGTGCGGTGCTCGGCCTCGCGGTGATGCTCGACACGTCCGAGGTGCCGCGCGCCGAGCTGCAGGCCAACGTCGACGCCGCCGCGAACTCGCTCGAGCCCGAGCTCGACCGCCCGCTGCTGCAGCTCGCGCTCACCCGCGCCGCGCGACTGCCCGACGACAGCCGGCCCGACGACGTGATGGTCGCACTGCTCGGCCCCCGCAAGGGCAAGCAGACCACGCAGGCGTGGATCGAGTCCGGCGTGGCGAAGCTGTACGCCAAGACCAAGCTCACCGATCCGCGCTTCCGCACCAAGCTGGCGGCGGCCAAGGACGCCGCCGCGATGGCGAAGCTGCCCGATCCATTCGTGAAGGCCGCGGTCGCGGTGCGCACCGCCTACGCCGACGCACGCAGCCGCGACGAGGCACGGCTCGGGAACATGTCGCGGCTGCGTCCGCAGTTCGTGGCCGCACTGCGCGAGTGGAGCAAGGTACCGCTCGCGCCCGACGCGAACAGCACGCTGCGCATCACCTACGGCACCGTGAAGGGCTACAAGCCGACCGCCGAGGCGGCCGCCTACGAGCCCTTCACCACGCTGTCGCAGATGGTCGCGAAGCACACCGGCACCGAGCCCTTCGACGCGCCGCCGACCCTGCTCGCGGCGGCCAAGGCCGCCAAGGGCCGCTACCTCGTGCCCGAGCTCGGCGACGTGCCGCTCGACTTCCTCGCCGATCTCGACATCACCGGTGGCAACTCCGGCTCGGCCACCCTCAATGCCAAGGGCGAGCTGGTCGGGCTGGCGTTCGACGGCAACTACGAGTCGATCGCCTCGAACTGGTTGTTCATCCCCGGCATCACGCGCTCGATCCACGTCGACATCCGCTTCGTGCAGTGGGTGCTGGACGCGGTCGACGACGGTGATCACTTGCTGCTCGAGATGGGCGTCACACCCGAGCTGGTCGCCGCCGCCAACGGAGCCACCGGCGAGCAGCCCGCGCCGGCGCAGGCCGTGCAGCCGGAGCAGCCCGCGGTGCCCGAGCCGCCCGCCGGCGCGCCCGCCCCGGTCGCGCCCTGA
- a CDS encoding N-acetylneuraminate synthase family protein, with the protein MHTGPDAVPLVIAEIGCNHKGDFALAKELVQTAAQFCRVDAVKFQKRTPRELLSPEQYDAPHPDPAHAYGRTYGEHREFLELDVDQHAELKTLCESLGIDYSSSAWDLTSAKEIASLQPSWIKIPSACNTDYAMLGWLCEHYAGGLHVSLGMTTKPEERALMELLEAHGRLGDTVLYSCTSGYPVAMEDLCLLEISRLADDYGDRVAAIGFSGHHLGIAADIAAITLGAAWVERHFTLDRTWKGTDHAASLEPDGMRRLCRDVRNVAGALRFRDEEILEVERAARSKLKHVARPRLIKAA; encoded by the coding sequence ATGCACACCGGACCCGATGCGGTTCCCCTCGTCATCGCCGAGATCGGCTGCAACCACAAGGGCGACTTCGCGCTGGCGAAGGAGTTGGTGCAGACCGCAGCACAGTTCTGTCGCGTCGACGCGGTGAAGTTCCAGAAGCGCACGCCGCGGGAGCTGCTGTCGCCGGAGCAGTACGACGCGCCGCACCCCGATCCCGCGCACGCCTACGGTCGCACCTACGGCGAGCACCGCGAGTTCCTCGAGCTCGACGTCGACCAACACGCCGAGCTCAAGACGCTCTGCGAGTCGCTCGGCATCGACTACTCGAGCAGCGCGTGGGACCTGACGTCGGCCAAGGAGATCGCGTCGCTGCAACCGTCGTGGATCAAGATCCCGAGCGCGTGCAACACCGACTACGCGATGCTCGGTTGGCTGTGTGAGCACTACGCCGGCGGTCTGCACGTCAGCCTCGGCATGACCACCAAGCCCGAAGAGCGCGCGCTGATGGAGCTGCTCGAGGCCCACGGCCGGCTCGGCGACACCGTGCTGTACTCGTGCACGTCGGGCTATCCGGTCGCGATGGAAGACCTGTGTCTGCTGGAGATTTCGCGGCTCGCCGACGACTACGGCGATCGTGTGGCGGCGATCGGGTTCTCCGGTCATCACCTCGGCATCGCGGCCGACATCGCCGCCATCACGCTGGGCGCGGCGTGGGTGGAGCGGCACTTCACCCTCGATCGCACGTGGAAGGGCACCGACCACGCGGCCTCGCTCGAGCCCGATGGCATGCGTCGGCTATGTCGCGACGTGCGCAACGTCGCCGGCGCGCTGCGGTTCCGCGACGAGGAGATCCTCGAGGTCGAGCGGGCCGCCCGCTCGAAGCTGAAGCACGTCGCGCGGCCGCGCTTGATCAAGGCCGCGTAG
- a CDS encoding DUF4388 domain-containing protein — translation MATAQATPEPQLGFPTKGSLRRFAFPRLIREIARANLTGSLYLLSGQSKKVVFFEGGQPVFVRSNVLSECLGQVLAHEGLITQEQCEQTLEAIRRTGKKQGELLVEMGILSEGNLRYGLQAQLRAKLFDIFSWEDGRYQFKSESEGQTFGVRLDTSAEGVILAAIQDRYTEDRARAALTDQLGLYPTLRGHPAEFARELGLELSLEEGFFVACLDGSRMLKTVVAPGSDPGIPNPAALLYGLVQAGVVALVDEPQPPRTTPARPSFMGSDQDDDAFAPGFEAQDVVTEYEDTPLPGELPKVRALLGDHEAEFAGVEDEDGQGPTLHSVSAMRPKPELPESLVAAEPAGVVEAFEEAIDFGEDESFEGLMDGPLIPTAPSEMDAAPVPAVAPAPEAAASPTTTEPAALEAVSVEPASVEPDFAETLQPGAIEAIDELVDDAVNEPPSEPALAPGDFGDPSVYDILPHDLETVAEPSSPRPVPRDGTRSDPDATVLEGGLAPISTDAIGHDLLGVDELDGVQLDDADLAGLELDPDDELDPLVGGDALEPLDADTGEDIPEAPSALLETATHELSPELLGITPDAIDDDLALDEEPPSLTGANDLMGFDELDGIELGPGGSPLDGPARHAGAESTMEQDANPEMIGAVRFNEAEIAMAGADWAQAVGLLEEAYDSGFDVAELHAMLAYARFQASGGDRETADHALELLDYAQTMDPSLDLVHAYRGAIYSALRQPDRAREALDRALELNPYCELAMQIMDTL, via the coding sequence ATGGCGACGGCGCAGGCGACCCCCGAACCGCAGCTCGGTTTTCCGACCAAGGGATCGTTGCGTCGCTTCGCGTTCCCGCGGCTCATCCGCGAGATCGCCCGCGCGAACCTCACCGGCAGCCTCTACCTGCTCTCGGGGCAGAGCAAGAAGGTCGTCTTCTTCGAGGGCGGTCAGCCGGTGTTCGTACGTAGCAACGTGCTGTCGGAGTGCCTCGGCCAGGTGCTCGCCCACGAGGGCCTCATCACGCAGGAGCAGTGCGAGCAGACCCTCGAGGCCATCCGTCGCACCGGCAAGAAGCAGGGCGAGCTGCTGGTCGAGATGGGCATCCTCTCGGAGGGCAACCTCCGCTACGGCCTGCAGGCGCAGCTGCGCGCCAAGCTCTTCGACATCTTCTCGTGGGAGGACGGCCGCTACCAGTTCAAGTCCGAGAGCGAGGGCCAGACCTTCGGCGTGCGGCTCGACACCTCGGCCGAGGGCGTGATCCTGGCGGCGATCCAAGATCGCTACACCGAGGACCGCGCGCGCGCTGCCCTGACCGATCAGCTCGGGCTCTACCCGACCCTGCGCGGCCACCCGGCGGAGTTCGCCCGCGAGCTCGGGCTCGAGCTCTCGCTCGAGGAGGGCTTCTTCGTGGCCTGCCTCGACGGCAGCCGCATGCTGAAGACCGTCGTCGCGCCCGGCAGCGATCCCGGCATCCCCAACCCCGCGGCGCTGCTGTACGGCTTGGTACAGGCCGGCGTGGTGGCGCTCGTCGACGAGCCCCAGCCGCCGCGCACGACCCCGGCGCGCCCGAGCTTCATGGGGTCGGACCAGGACGACGACGCCTTCGCGCCCGGCTTCGAGGCGCAGGACGTCGTCACCGAGTACGAGGACACGCCCCTGCCCGGCGAGCTGCCGAAGGTGCGCGCACTGCTCGGCGACCACGAGGCCGAGTTCGCCGGCGTCGAGGACGAGGACGGCCAGGGTCCGACGCTGCACTCGGTGTCGGCGATGCGACCCAAGCCTGAGCTACCAGAGTCGCTGGTGGCGGCGGAGCCGGCCGGCGTGGTGGAGGCGTTCGAAGAAGCGATCGACTTCGGCGAGGACGAGAGCTTCGAGGGCCTGATGGACGGCCCGCTGATCCCGACCGCGCCGTCGGAGATGGACGCCGCGCCGGTGCCCGCGGTCGCGCCCGCGCCCGAGGCCGCCGCGTCGCCGACCACGACCGAGCCCGCGGCGCTCGAGGCCGTCTCGGTCGAGCCCGCGTCGGTCGAGCCGGACTTCGCCGAGACCCTGCAGCCCGGCGCCATCGAGGCCATCGACGAGCTCGTCGACGACGCCGTCAACGAGCCGCCGAGCGAGCCTGCGCTCGCGCCCGGTGACTTCGGTGACCCCTCGGTCTACGACATCCTGCCGCACGACCTCGAGACCGTCGCCGAGCCCAGCTCACCGCGCCCGGTGCCGCGCGACGGTACGCGATCCGACCCCGACGCGACCGTGCTCGAGGGTGGCCTCGCGCCCATCTCGACCGACGCGATCGGCCACGACCTGCTCGGCGTCGACGAGCTCGACGGCGTCCAGCTCGACGACGCCGACCTCGCGGGCCTCGAGCTCGATCCCGACGACGAACTCGATCCGCTCGTGGGCGGCGACGCGCTCGAGCCGCTCGATGCCGACACCGGCGAGGACATCCCCGAAGCGCCGTCGGCCCTGCTCGAGACCGCGACCCACGAGCTCTCGCCCGAGCTCCTCGGCATCACGCCGGACGCCATCGACGACGACCTCGCGCTCGACGAAGAGCCACCCTCGCTGACCGGCGCCAACGACCTCATGGGCTTCGACGAGCTCGACGGCATCGAGCTCGGACCCGGCGGCAGCCCACTCGACGGCCCCGCGCGCCACGCCGGCGCGGAGTCGACGATGGAGCAGGACGCCAACCCCGAGATGATCGGCGCCGTGCGCTTCAACGAGGCCGAGATCGCGATGGCAGGCGCCGACTGGGCGCAGGCGGTCGGGCTGCTCGAGGAGGCCTACGACAGCGGCTTCGACGTCGCCGAGCTGCACGCGATGTTGGCCTACGCGCGCTTCCAGGCCTCCGGTGGCGATCGCGAGACCGCCGACCACGCGCTCGAGCTACTGGACTACGCGCAGACCATGGACCCGAGCCTCGACCTCGTGCACGCGTACCGCGGCGCAATCTACAGCGCGCTGCGCCAGCCGGACCGTGCACGCGAGGCCCTCGATCGCGCGCTCGAGCTGAATCCGTACTGCGAGCTCGCGATGCAGATCATGGACACGCTGTAG
- a CDS encoding NTP transferase domain-containing protein — protein MTATAAILLAAGKGTRMRSTLPKVLHPFRGEPLLLHPLRAVRRAGATLVVVVVGHGAQAVEQAVRAHGRDGDPELRFAVQAEQRGTGHAVLCALSCMDDVQGPVLVCSGDVPLVTPERLQALVDGCLVSGTVALGVFTPADPSGYGRIVRDPAGHVQAIREHRDADARELAIRECNAGLYCFDAAVLRETLPRVGSNNVQGEIYLTDVIAALAGRGLATVAIPEHEAAGINTPEELSALEAIALGR, from the coding sequence GTGACAGCAACCGCCGCCATCCTCCTCGCCGCCGGCAAGGGCACGCGCATGCGCTCGACGTTGCCCAAGGTGCTGCATCCGTTCCGCGGCGAGCCGCTGCTGCTGCATCCGCTGCGGGCGGTGCGTCGCGCCGGCGCGACGCTCGTGGTGGTGGTCGTCGGTCACGGCGCACAGGCGGTCGAGCAGGCCGTGCGGGCGCACGGGCGCGACGGTGATCCCGAGCTGCGCTTCGCGGTGCAGGCCGAGCAGCGCGGCACCGGCCACGCGGTGCTGTGCGCGCTGTCGTGCATGGACGACGTGCAGGGACCGGTGTTGGTGTGCTCCGGTGACGTGCCGCTGGTGACCCCCGAACGGTTGCAAGCGCTGGTCGACGGCTGCCTCGTGTCGGGCACGGTCGCGCTCGGCGTGTTCACGCCCGCCGACCCCAGCGGCTATGGCCGCATCGTGCGCGACCCGGCCGGCCACGTGCAGGCGATCCGCGAGCACCGCGATGCGGATGCCCGGGAGCTCGCGATCCGCGAGTGCAACGCTGGGCTCTACTGCTTCGACGCCGCGGTGCTGCGCGAGACGCTGCCGCGGGTCGGCAGCAACAACGTGCAGGGCGAGATCTACCTGACCGACGTGATTGCGGCGCTCGCCGGTCGCGGGCTGGCCACCGTCGCCATTCCCGAGCACGAGGCCGCCGGCATCAACACGCCGGAGGAGCTGAGCGCACTCGAGGCGATCGCGCTCGGGCGCTGA
- a CDS encoding response regulator, translated as MTRTRILYVEDNAANLALVRKVLEHGGRHEVIGVATGEEGLQSARREPPALALVDLDLPGIDGFEFARQMQADPQLAAIPLVAISASVMKHEREAAIAAGCARFIEKPFDIAELRAVVEQMLQRAP; from the coding sequence ATGACGCGCACGCGCATCCTCTACGTCGAGGACAATGCCGCCAACCTCGCATTGGTGCGCAAGGTGCTGGAGCACGGCGGACGCCATGAGGTCATCGGTGTCGCGACCGGCGAAGAGGGCCTGCAGTCGGCGCGGCGCGAGCCGCCGGCGCTCGCACTCGTCGATCTGGATCTGCCGGGGATCGACGGCTTCGAGTTCGCGCGGCAGATGCAGGCCGATCCGCAGCTCGCCGCGATCCCGCTGGTCGCGATCAGTGCCAGCGTGATGAAGCACGAGCGCGAGGCCGCGATCGCGGCTGGCTGCGCCCGCTTCATCGAGAAGCCGTTCGACATCGCGGAGCTGCGCGCGGTGGTCGAGCAGATGCTGCAGCGGGCGCCCTGA
- a CDS encoding BamA/TamA family outer membrane protein, translating to MLPLAGSLTGTTSSAQARPRVRGDATPTVARPVRHRVPPPLATPAARAAPRPADDEVEPTEARALQIASVRIIGREQVSARQIDAILRGEGLIAGADVLWPSDVRIARARDRLRATGYFKSVSVRVVPLADRDDAVALELKLVERSSLTLTELYAGSSRMTPFHGGFAVAERNFLGRAIHLGGALVWGTLPRIEQSRRQQAYQVFVEAPRLGNAPLGVRASGYVISAAEPYRASGAADDPDPANFRAIDVGRIGGAVGLVFPVLPTLTLGVDYRFERVDAVVSSAPTWVRPDGVAKPVELGLVDGQRRLTSAHFGLVWDARDEVILAGKGARVAFDLQLSSPATGSQYEYVKLTIAGGYSFRLPWRHWLTPSASGGQIAGRAPVFERFYSGDLSPWTPGRELGVRYSTRNPIDVFGTGIDTRTYGTLFGRFDLEYAIPLFRRLRTRGIYGGDLFINAGVFTLVGDAAERREHRAAREQVAPAGFAANLGLRIDTAAGTFNLSIGNLLRRTPL from the coding sequence GTGCTCCCGCTTGCCGGGTCGCTCACGGGCACCACGTCGAGCGCCCAGGCGCGGCCGCGGGTCCGGGGTGATGCGACGCCGACGGTCGCGCGCCCGGTGCGGCATCGCGTGCCGCCGCCGCTGGCGACCCCCGCGGCCCGTGCCGCACCGCGCCCGGCCGACGACGAGGTGGAGCCGACCGAGGCCCGCGCGCTGCAGATCGCCTCGGTGCGGATCATCGGTCGCGAGCAGGTCTCGGCGCGCCAGATCGACGCGATCCTGCGCGGCGAGGGCCTGATCGCGGGCGCCGACGTGCTGTGGCCCTCCGATGTCCGCATCGCGCGGGCCCGCGATCGACTACGGGCGACCGGATACTTCAAGTCGGTGAGCGTGCGGGTGGTACCGCTGGCCGATCGCGACGATGCCGTCGCGCTCGAACTCAAGCTGGTCGAGCGTAGCTCCCTGACCTTGACCGAGCTCTACGCCGGCAGCTCGCGCATGACGCCGTTCCACGGCGGCTTCGCGGTGGCCGAGCGCAACTTCCTCGGTCGCGCGATCCATCTCGGCGGCGCGCTGGTGTGGGGCACGCTGCCGCGCATCGAGCAGAGCCGCCGCCAGCAGGCGTATCAGGTCTTCGTCGAGGCGCCGCGACTGGGCAATGCGCCGCTCGGCGTGCGCGCGTCGGGCTACGTCATCTCGGCCGCCGAGCCCTACCGCGCGTCGGGGGCCGCCGATGATCCCGATCCCGCCAACTTCCGTGCGATCGACGTCGGCCGCATCGGCGGTGCGGTCGGGCTGGTGTTCCCGGTGCTGCCGACCCTCACGCTCGGCGTCGACTATCGCTTCGAGCGCGTCGATGCGGTGGTCTCGAGCGCGCCGACGTGGGTGCGGCCCGACGGCGTCGCCAAGCCGGTGGAGCTCGGCTTGGTCGACGGCCAGCGGCGGCTGACCTCGGCGCACTTCGGCCTGGTGTGGGATGCCCGCGACGAGGTCATCCTCGCCGGCAAGGGCGCCCGCGTGGCGTTCGATCTCCAGCTGTCGTCACCCGCGACCGGTTCGCAGTACGAGTACGTCAAGCTCACGATCGCGGGCGGCTACAGCTTCCGCCTGCCGTGGCGGCACTGGCTCACGCCCAGCGCCAGCGGCGGGCAGATCGCTGGCCGTGCGCCGGTCTTCGAGCGGTTCTACAGCGGGGATCTGAGCCCGTGGACCCCCGGTCGCGAGCTCGGCGTCCGCTACTCCACGCGCAACCCCATCGACGTCTTCGGCACCGGTATCGACACCCGGACCTACGGCACGCTGTTCGGCCGCTTCGATCTCGAGTACGCCATCCCGCTGTTCCGTCGCCTGCGAACGCGTGGCATCTACGGCGGTGATCTGTTCATCAACGCGGGCGTGTTCACGCTGGTGGGTGATGCCGCCGAGCGTCGCGAGCACCGTGCGGCGCGCGAGCAGGTCGCGCCCGCGGGCTTCGCCGCCAACCTCGGTCTGCGCATCGACACCGCCGCCGGCACCTTCAACCTCTCGATCGGCAACCTGCTGCGGAGGACCCCGCTGTGA
- a CDS encoding DUF4390 domain-containing protein: protein MRRREFLRGAVVLPVAMSVRPDALPIKRASFEEVGDAVLMSLNLPALIRRYDRDALESIDSGFDTSLHFTLKLWQHGTRKLIGTRELLVRIRWDPWKQRYVVATREDGRWSKRTFSERDAAVAAAVKLDRVRVAAAAELARGEDGPYYFVTVLALRNPLDPPADFGGATRPQGRDLEWFGQLVNVLAGERPEAEETVHVRTNAFYLVSR, encoded by the coding sequence GTGAGGCGCCGCGAGTTCCTGCGCGGGGCGGTGGTGCTGCCGGTCGCGATGAGCGTGCGACCCGACGCGCTGCCGATCAAGCGCGCCAGCTTCGAGGAGGTCGGCGACGCGGTGTTGATGAGCCTCAACCTCCCGGCGCTCATCCGACGCTACGATCGCGACGCGCTCGAGTCGATCGACTCCGGCTTCGACACCTCGCTGCACTTCACCCTCAAGCTGTGGCAGCACGGCACCCGCAAGCTGATCGGCACCCGCGAGCTGTTGGTCCGCATCCGTTGGGACCCGTGGAAGCAGCGCTACGTGGTGGCGACCCGCGAGGACGGTCGCTGGTCGAAGCGCACCTTCAGCGAGCGCGATGCCGCCGTGGCAGCGGCCGTGAAGCTCGACCGCGTGCGGGTGGCCGCAGCCGCGGAGCTCGCCCGCGGCGAGGACGGGCCCTACTACTTCGTGACCGTGCTGGCGCTGCGCAACCCGCTGGATCCGCCGGCCGACTTCGGCGGCGCCACGCGGCCGCAGGGCCGCGACCTCGAGTGGTTCGGGCAGCTCGTGAACGTGCTGGCCGGCGAGCGCCCCGAGGCCGAGGAGACCGTGCACGTGCGCACCAACGCCTTCTACCTGGTGTCGCGATGA